The DNA segment AGGTGGCGCTGGATGGCGGCAACTTCCTGCCGGCCCTGCAGGCGAGTTGTTCGATCCCGTTCGTTCTGCAGGCCGTGCATGACATTCCCGGCGCGCCGCGCGGTGCGTACTGGGACGGCGGCATCACCGACTACCACCTGCACCTGCGCTATGCAGGCCATGGGCCGGCCCGCCGGGGAGGGGGCCTGGTGCTGTACCCGCATTTCCAGCAGCAGGTGGTGCCGGGATGGCTCGACAAGGGACTGCGTTGGCGGCACCGCGCCACGCGGGCGCTGGACGCCATGGTGCTGCTCTCGCCCGATCCGGCCTGGGTGCGCGAAGCGCTGCCCGACGGCAAGCTGCCCGACCGCCAGGACTTCCTGCGCTACGGCACCGACACGGCCGCACGGGCCCGCGCATGGAGCGCGGCGGTGGCGGCCAGCCGCCAACTCGCGGACGAGTTCGCGCGATGGCTCGCCCGGGGCTGTCCCCCGGATGCCGTCCAGCCGCTGTAGGCCGGGCTCCACCGGGGGATTGCTGCGGCTACATCGACGCTTCCAGCATGGCCCGGTAGTCGTCCACGCTGGCTTCGCGCGGATTGGTCTTGTGGCAGTGGTCCGCCATGGCGCCGCGGATCACGCCGTCCCATACCTCTTCTCCGACCCCCATGGCGGCCAGCCCGGTGGGCAGGCCCAGGCGCGCGCTCATGTCGCGGATCGCATCGGGAATATCGTCCGCGCTGGCCAGGCCCATGGCCTGGGCCATGCGCTCCAGCCGGCGGTCGCGGCGCACGGCCTCGTCCTGCGCATTGAAGCGCACCACCGCGGGCAGGAACACGGCATTCAGCGTGCCGTGGTGCAGGCGCGGGTTGATGCCGCCCAGGCTGTGGCTGAGCGAGTGCACGCAGCCCAGCCCCTTCTGGAAGGCCATGGCGCCCTGCATGCTCGCGCTCATCATGTGCAGCCGCGCATCGCGGTCCTGCCCGTCGCGCGTGGCGCGCTCGATGTGGGCCCAGCCGCGGGCCAGGCCGTCGAGCGCGATGCCGTCGGCCGGCGGGTTGAAGGCGGAGGACATGAAGGTTTCCATGCAGTGCGCGATCGCGTCCATGCCCGTGGCGGCCGTCAGGTGGGGCGGCAGGCCCAGCGTCAGGGCCGGGTCGCAGATGGCGGCCTTGGGCACCAGGTGCCAGGAGTGGAAGCCCAGCTTGCGGTGGTCGTCCACGATGAGGATGGCGCCGCGCGCCACCTCGCTGCCCGTACCTGCCGTGGTGGGAACGGCGATCAGGGGCGCCACCCGCTCCGTGATGCGGGGCGAGCCGCCCTCGATGGTCGCGTAGTGGGTGAGCGGCCCGTCGTGCGTGGCGGCGATGGCGATGCCCTTGGCGCAGTCGATGGCCGAGCCGCCGCCGACGGCGATCAGGCCGTCGCAGCCATGGGCGCGGTAGATTTCAACGGCCGCGCGCACCGCGGCTTCGGTGGGGTTGGCGGGCGTCTGGTCGAACACCGCCACCGGCAGGCCGGCGAGCGCATCCAGCGCGGGCTGCAGCACGCCGGCGGCCTTGACGCCGGGATCGGTGACCACGAGCGGGCGCGTGATGCCCGCGCGTGCGCATTCCTGGGCGAGCAGCCGCACTGCGCCGAATTCGATCTGGATCTGGGTGATGTAGTGGATGAGGGCCATGGTGGTGATGGGAGTTGCCAGGATGCGCGCCCTGGCGCATTGGTGGTCTGATCACGA comes from the Paracidovorax avenae ATCC 19860 genome and includes:
- a CDS encoding iron-containing alcohol dehydrogenase — encoded protein: MALIHYITQIQIEFGAVRLLAQECARAGITRPLVVTDPGVKAAGVLQPALDALAGLPVAVFDQTPANPTEAAVRAAVEIYRAHGCDGLIAVGGGSAIDCAKGIAIAATHDGPLTHYATIEGGSPRITERVAPLIAVPTTAGTGSEVARGAILIVDDHRKLGFHSWHLVPKAAICDPALTLGLPPHLTAATGMDAIAHCMETFMSSAFNPPADGIALDGLARGWAHIERATRDGQDRDARLHMMSASMQGAMAFQKGLGCVHSLSHSLGGINPRLHHGTLNAVFLPAVVRFNAQDEAVRRDRRLERMAQAMGLASADDIPDAIRDMSARLGLPTGLAAMGVGEEVWDGVIRGAMADHCHKTNPREASVDDYRAMLEASM